The genomic stretch TAACCGACAGCAAAATTTACAAGAATAGTTTCATGTTGTTGCACTATCACGTGAACCATTAGGTTATAGCTCGGTATAAAGTGCGATTGTCTCCTTTGCTGCTTGTAGAACACGATCGTAGAATTCTAGGGGTTCAACCTCCTTCATTTGAGAGGCGATAAGACCTGCGATAAGAACGCATCCCTATCCGAAAAGATAGATTTGTGTGTAGATTGTGGACTATCCCTATCGGATCGAGCGATGAACATTCAAGCAGCCTATGATACCTGGTCACAGACCTATGACACCGATCGAAATCTTACCCGTGACCTGGATCAAGCCGTTACCCGAAAAATATTAGCGGGTTTAAGCAGTCGTTCAATTGTTGAGATTGGCTGCGGTACAGGAAAAAATACCCTTTGGCTGTCTCAAATTGCTGACAGCGTTCATGCGATTGATTTTTCACAAGCAATGCTTGAGAAGGCAAAAGCAAAGGTAAATTCAGCCAATGTTACATTTGCCGTTGGAGATATCACAAAGTCGTGGAACTGTAGCGATGCATCCGCTGACTTGATTACCTGTAACCTCGTACTAGAACATATTCTGGATCTATCTCTCATCTTCTCAGAGGCGTCTCGCGTATTAGTCCAAGGGGGATACTTTTTTGTTTCTGAGCTACATCCCTTCAGACAGTATCAAGGTACAAAAGCAAATTTTCAAAATAATCAAGAAACAATTGAAATTACGGCTTTCACGCATCATATTTCTGACTTCATGAACGCAGCCAAGAGGCATGGTTTCACCCTTGAGGACTTTCAGGAGTGGTGGCACGAAAACGATCAGAGTAAACCCCCACGACTTGCAACCTTTCTATTTAAGCGATAAGAGTCTAGCTAAACGATAAGAGAATGAGGCGATCGTGTAGAAAATGGTGAGGGGTCGGCATGAGAAAAAGCGACCAGCACGAGAGTAAGCTAGTTGACCTCATGCATAGAAAGTGGGGTGACTATGAAGACCACCACTCTACGATCTGTTCTATTGAAAAATTAAGATTCTTTCCTTAGGGGGAGGAAGATAGCTAATCTATTTCGCAGGGTAGGCGGATGGTTCTTCCAAAAGGCGTAAATTAGCTTTAATCCAATTTGTGCCGCTGAGACTTTGTCTCGGCTAGATCCTGCATGGCTACGTCCCAAACCCATCCCCCCAGCCTGTTCATCAACCTTGCACTGTTCCTCGCCTATGGGGTAGGACTGTTTGGGTTATCCCATTTTCTGCAATCCCATTTTCTGCAACCAATGTGCTTCTCTTCAGTTGCAGTGACCCTGTTGAGTAGTGGGGTAGCGGGTCTCGGCGTATTGGGTCTCATCACAGCTATTCCTACCCTGAACCCCAGGAAGCGCGATTCTGTTCTATCGGCTGACCTATCGGCTGAATTGACCGAGAAGCTACAGTCCCTCAACTCTCTGCTCTCGGATGCCAGTCAGCAACTCAACGAGAGTGAGGAACGGTTTCGCACGTCGATCGACACAATGCTGGATTGCTTCGGCATCTACAGCGCCATTCGAGATCAGCAAGGACAAATCCTGGATTTTCGAGTCCAGTTTGTCAACCGGGCGGCTTGTCTGAGCAATCAAATGAGTGCGGCGGAGCAGCTGGGTAAAGGGCTGTGTGAACTGTTACCGGCTCATCGAACTAGCGGATTATTTGACGAGTATTGCCAAGTCGTTGAAACGGGACGTCCCCTTGTGAAAAATGCCCTGTCCTGTGAAGACCAATACGGTCAGCGTCAACTGATTCGAGCGTTTGATATTCGAGCAGCTAAATTAGGGGATGGGTTTGTTGCCACCTGGCGGGATGTCACTGAGCGTCATCCAGCGGAGCGCAAACAAACGGAACGGGCACTGGAACAGGGAAATGAGCGATTCCGGTTGGCGATGGCTGCGATCAATGCGGCGGTCTATGACTGGGATATTGAACTAAATCAGGTCGATCGCAGTGAAGGAACGAGTTACCTGTTTGGGTTTCCGACAGAGACGATCGAGTCCAATAGTGAGTGGTGGCTAAACCGGATTCACCCGGAGGATCTGGACGCAACGAGGCAGGCATTGCTGACAGCCCTTCAGCAGGACGAACGCTACAGCCTGGAATATCGGGTTCGTAATCAACAGGGTGAGTACGTTGATGTGCAGGATCAGGGCTTAATTCTGCGGGATGCCGGAGGGCGAGCCGTGCGGGTGGTCGGCAGTACAACCGATATTAGAGAACGAAAGCGGGCAGAAGCCGCACTGAAGCAAAGCGAAGCAACCGCACAAGCCAGAGCCGCAGAGTTAGAGGCGTTCATGGAGGCTGTTCCTGCGGGGGTTTGGATTGCTCATGATCCCCAGTGCCATCACGTGACGCCAAATCATACCGCTTATGAAATGATGCGGCGATCGCCTGACTCTGTGATGACAGCGACCCCTGCAAGTGGCAAATACCCTTTTCAGTTTAAAATTCAGCAGAAAGGGCAGGACGTTGACCCGAATGACTTACCCATGCAGCAGGCAGGTCGTACTGGGCAAATCGCCTCAGGTGAGTTTGGGTTTGTCTTTGAAGATGGTGATACTTGCGTCCTCTATGGCAGAGCCGTGCCAGTCCGGTATGAGTCAGGAGAGATTCGAGGGGTGATTGGGGCGTTTCTAGATATCAGTCACCTGAAACAGGCAGAAGCAGCACTTCAACAAAGTGAGGAACGGCTGCAACTCGCTCTAAAAGGGGCAAAGCAGGGAATTTGGGACTGGGATTTACATACCCAACAGTTAACCTGGGACGATCGCTGCAAAGAACTGTTTGGATTTCCCGCTGATTTTCCAGTGACCTATGGGTGGCACATCAATGCCGTTCATCCTGAAGATCGTCAGCGAGTTACGGCTGCGACAACCCATGCTCTGCACAATGGCGGTGAATTTGAGGAGGAGTACCGAACAGTATGGCTTGATGGTACAGTCCACTGGGTTCTGGCACGGGGACAATGTTATTCAACAGCGAATGGAACACCCTGTCGAATGTCAGGAACGGTTCTGGACATCACGGAGGTCAAGCGGGACGAAACCACTCGCAAGCAGGCTGAAGCGGCTCTACAAGAGCGTGAACTGATGTTCCGCACTCTCGCGGACACCATGCCCCAACTTTTCTGGATCGTTCGCTCTGACACATATCACGAATATTGCAATCAGCGCTGGTGTGAATATACGGGGCTATCTCTGGAACAAGTACAAGGAGAAGGAGTGGAACAGGTCATTCATCCAGATGATTTCGCCTACACCCTCCAATCCTTTGACGAGGCTGCAACCGCCCGCAGAATGTTCAGGATCGAGCATCGGGTTCGTCGGGCTAGCGATGGAGAATACCGCTGGCACTTATCACAGGCTTTGCCTCTGTATGACGAAAAGGGGAACATGGTGAAATGGTTTGGCTCTTCCACCGATATTCACGATCAGAAATTGCTGATTGAAGAACGGGCACAGGCGTTGGAACGAGAACGGGCAGCCCGCACAGAGCTAGAACGGGCAAACCGCATGAAAGACGAGTTTTTGGCAGTTGTTTCCCATGAATTGCGATCGCCCCTCAATGCGATTCTGGGTTGGTCACGGCTGCTCCGAACCCATACCTTTAACCCTCAGAAGACAGAACAAGCCCTGGCTTCGATCGAGCGCAACGCCCAAGCCCAAACGCAATTGATCGAAGATCTGCTCGACATCTCCCGCATTATTCGCGGTAAGATTCGGCTGGACTTACGCCCAACCCATCTAATTCCCTGTGTTCAGGCGGCGATCGATACCATTCGTCCTACGGCGGCGGCTAAATCCATTGCGCTCTCGTTTCATTCAACGCTTGATGGAGATCTGGTTTCCGGCGATCCGGAACGATTGCAGCAAATTGTCTGGAACCTGCTCTCAAATGCCGTTAAATTTACGCCCGCAAGTGGACGGATTGAAGTATGTGTTCAAGCAATCCACCCAATGGTTCAAATTCAGATCATTGATTCCGGCAAAGGCATCTCTGCTGAATTTTTGCCTCATATTTTCGAGCGATTCCGACAGGAAGATGCAACCACAACCCGAACACAGGGCGGTTTAGGACTGGGACTGGCGATCGTGCGAAATTTAGTCGAGTTGCACGGGGGAACAATCCACGTTGATAGCTCTGGGGAAGAACAGGGTACGACCTTTACGGTTCAGTTACCGCGCCTTACGGTTGCTTTACCCAACCAGTCCGTGAGCTGTCAGGATCTCCATCGTCGAACAAGGGGTGATGGGGTGTTCGACCTATCCAACATCAATGTGTTAATTGTTGATGACGAGAGAGACACGCGCGAATTTTTGCAGGCGGCTTTAGAACAATACGGTGCAAAGGTGATTAGTGCTTCCTCTGCCTCAGAAGCCTGGGAATTCCTAAAAATTCACAAACCTGACATCCTGCTGAGCGATATTGGCATGCCCGATGAAGACGGACTCACGTTAATTCGTCGTATTCGATCGCTGTCACCTAGCCAGGGCGGACGAATTCCGGCGGTTGCCTTAACTGCTTACGCGAGAGAGGGCGATCGGCTGGAAGTGTTATCGGCTGGTTTCCATATGCATATCTCTAAACCAATCGAACCAATGCAACTGCTGACCGTCATTCTAAGATTAGGGGAGACGCTGTAGACATTGTGTTCGACTTCATCTTGAAGCAAATAATTTGGGGTCGCTTACCAGAATTCGTGAATATTATCAAATCGCTGTCGTTGCATTGCTCGCCTCATCTTGGCTGTATTCTGCCCAAGGAAACTCAACCTGAAACGACAGACGACTCGTTCTCGCAAAGCGTCCTCGATAGCTGCTGCATCACTCGCTGAAAAGGAGCAGGATTGTTTAGTCCTTGCGATAGAATGAGTGCCCCTTGAATTGCGATTACCGCATCTTCTCCTCGCTGCCGAGCCACGGTTTTATTCAGACCCGCTTCGATCAAGACCGTAGCGATCGCCTCAATCCAGACCTGGTAGAGACTCTGGACGCGATCGTGAAAGACATCCCGCGCCGACCCCAACAGCAAAATAGCCGAGAGACAGGGCTGTTTCCCGCCTTCGTAAACCTCACTGACGCGATCGCCCATCTGCTGCAATCGGGAGAGCGGATCGCCTGTCCCTTTCAGCGCTTGCAGAATATTCTCGTCCATCCAGCGTTCCAGATAATCCAGCACGGTAGCAACCATTTCGTCCTTGCCGCCCGGAAAGTGATGGTAAAGGCTGGCTTTGCCCAACCCGGTCGCTTCAGAGATTTTGGCTAGGGTTGCCCCATCGTAGCCGTATTGCCGAAACAGGCGTAATAGATCTGGAATGTAGGTTTCTTTAGGCATTTCCTGAAAGCGAAATCATCTTGTTGACATTATACCGAACGAACGGTACAGTTTGACTATACCGAACGAACGGTACAGTTTATTAAGTATGACACTTCTGGAGGAACTCATCATGATTCAGCTTCACGGTCACGAGCTGTCGGGCAACAGCTATAAAGTCAGGCTAATGCTGTCGCTGCTGGGTTTGGAGTACGAGTGGGTTAGGGTTGATTTAATGCAGGGCGTCCATAAACAGCCTGCTTTCCTGGCACTCAATCCGTTTGGGCAGGTGCCTGTCCTGGTCGATGGAGAAACCGTACTGGCAGATGCTCAAGCCATTCTGGTGTATCTGGCGCGGCAGTATGGCGGCGAATTCTGGTTGCCATTAGATGCAGAATCCATGAGTCGTGTGGTGCGCTGGCTTTCAACCACTGCTGGAGAAGTGCGCCAGGGTCCGGAAGCTGCCCGTCTATATCATCTGTTCAAAGTTACGAATATCAGCCTGGAGCGGGCAATGCAAAAATCAGAGTTCATCCTGACCCAGCTCGATCGTTATCTGGCAGAGCGGGACTGGCTGGAATTAGGGCATTCTACGATCGCAGATGTTGCCGTGTTCCCCTATGTTGCTCTGGCAGGTGATGGCAAGGTTGATTTAACGCCCTATCCCCATGTGCTTGCCTGGATCGATCGCATCACGCATTTGCCAAATTTCATTGGCATGACTGGTATTTTAGAACCCGTTATCGCATAGGAGAGTTGTATGCCGCGCAAGTTTGGTGAAATTGCGTTTACACCAGAAGTCAAAGCTGCACAGGCAGAACGAGGATCGCGAGAAACCTACGAGAAATACATTGCGAATGGTTCCGGTGGTGATGTAGTAACGCCGAAGATCGCAGAATTTATCGCGCAGCTTGACGGGTTTTATTTAGGAACGGTTAGTTCCAACGGCTATCCCTACATCCAGTTTCGTGGCGGGGCACCCGGCTTTCTGAAAGTTCTAGATGAGAAGACATTGGGCTTTGCCGACTTTTCGGGCAATGTTCAGTACATCACCGTGGGTAATCTGACTGGAAACGACAAAGCGTTTTTATTTTTGATGGATTACCGCCATCGCAAACGCATCAAGATCTGGGGCAGAGCGGAGCTGATTGAAGGGAATTCCGAATGGACTGAACGGCTCCAAGTCCCAGGCTATCCTGCCGCCGTTGAACGGGCAATTCTATTTCACGTTGAAGCGATTAGTGAGAACTGTCCCCAGCATATTCCAATTCGCTATTCAGAAGCCGAAGTTGAAGCGATGCTGTCTCCTTTGCACGATCGCATTGCTGAATTAGAACAACAGCTAGCGCAGCAGGTAGAGCAACGATTAAGCCAGCGAAGCAATATCCAGTAATCTCATGGCGATGAGGAAGATCAGGCGTTCCAACAGCAAAAGAGAATATCGGATTTCCGCTGCCGTTTGCGCTGGGCTGATCAGGGTAGAGGTTAGCCGTGTGTCTCACTTCACAAGTTCCTCAGATTCTTTTCCTATATTGGAGACAAGGAGGACCACGATCGGTTTCCCTGGTGTTCATTCCTTTATAGACTGAGGCAACTCTTATGTTTAATAAAATTTTGGTTGCGCTCGATGATTCGATTCATCATAGAACGGTTTTCGCTGCCGCTTTTGCCTTGGCACAGCAGACCAACGCTCATCTGATGCTGCTGCACGTTTTATCAACCAATGAGCCTATAGAGCTGACACTTCCCGTCTTTTCTGGCTATTACCCGACGTTGAGCGAGGATTTAGTGCGGCAATGCCATGAAGAGCAGCGGGCAATCGAAGAACGGGGTTTGCAAAGGCTGCAATCGCTTGCCGATGAAGCAACAGCTGCGGGAGTTCCGGTCGAATTTACTCAAAAAATGGGGGTTCCGGGTCCACTCATCTGCACGATCGCGAAGGATTGGGGGGCTGACTTGATTATGGTCGGACGCCGAGGACAGTCTGGCTTAAGTGAGTTATTACTGGGTAGCGTGAGCAATCATGTGCTTCACCATGCGCCCTGTGCTGTTCTAGTCATCCAACCTCAAGTAAAAGAAACTGAGGAAACGTGAATATAAAGGGTACAACTAGCCAAATTACTGGACACATTACTAGCCACATTGGACGTTGCACCCGCCAACTGCCACAGAAATCTTGTACGAACGATACAGGTACAGCCTGAGCAAATCAACCGCGATCGAGATAATCGTACTTAACTTTAGAGGCAAGTAAAAAATACTGTGAACCTCCAATCATAAAGTTAATCGATCGGTGGTTGAATGAGTAAGCAGACCATCCGAATATGATTTAGTGACAAATAATTTACAAAAGACGATAGCTGCTTCTCATCAGGAGAATCCAGACCTTGAATCAGAGCTGGACTATGCTAGTAAGGTATTGTCT from Leptolyngbya ohadii IS1 encodes the following:
- a CDS encoding class I SAM-dependent methyltransferase; translation: MNIQAAYDTWSQTYDTDRNLTRDLDQAVTRKILAGLSSRSIVEIGCGTGKNTLWLSQIADSVHAIDFSQAMLEKAKAKVNSANVTFAVGDITKSWNCSDASADLITCNLVLEHILDLSLIFSEASRVLVQGGYFFVSELHPFRQYQGTKANFQNNQETIEITAFTHHISDFMNAAKRHGFTLEDFQEWWHENDQSKPPRLATFLFKR
- a CDS encoding PAS domain-containing hybrid sensor histidine kinase/response regulator; translation: MATSQTHPPSLFINLALFLAYGVGLFGLSHFLQSHFLQPMCFSSVAVTLLSSGVAGLGVLGLITAIPTLNPRKRDSVLSADLSAELTEKLQSLNSLLSDASQQLNESEERFRTSIDTMLDCFGIYSAIRDQQGQILDFRVQFVNRAACLSNQMSAAEQLGKGLCELLPAHRTSGLFDEYCQVVETGRPLVKNALSCEDQYGQRQLIRAFDIRAAKLGDGFVATWRDVTERHPAERKQTERALEQGNERFRLAMAAINAAVYDWDIELNQVDRSEGTSYLFGFPTETIESNSEWWLNRIHPEDLDATRQALLTALQQDERYSLEYRVRNQQGEYVDVQDQGLILRDAGGRAVRVVGSTTDIRERKRAEAALKQSEATAQARAAELEAFMEAVPAGVWIAHDPQCHHVTPNHTAYEMMRRSPDSVMTATPASGKYPFQFKIQQKGQDVDPNDLPMQQAGRTGQIASGEFGFVFEDGDTCVLYGRAVPVRYESGEIRGVIGAFLDISHLKQAEAALQQSEERLQLALKGAKQGIWDWDLHTQQLTWDDRCKELFGFPADFPVTYGWHINAVHPEDRQRVTAATTHALHNGGEFEEEYRTVWLDGTVHWVLARGQCYSTANGTPCRMSGTVLDITEVKRDETTRKQAEAALQERELMFRTLADTMPQLFWIVRSDTYHEYCNQRWCEYTGLSLEQVQGEGVEQVIHPDDFAYTLQSFDEAATARRMFRIEHRVRRASDGEYRWHLSQALPLYDEKGNMVKWFGSSTDIHDQKLLIEERAQALERERAARTELERANRMKDEFLAVVSHELRSPLNAILGWSRLLRTHTFNPQKTEQALASIERNAQAQTQLIEDLLDISRIIRGKIRLDLRPTHLIPCVQAAIDTIRPTAAAKSIALSFHSTLDGDLVSGDPERLQQIVWNLLSNAVKFTPASGRIEVCVQAIHPMVQIQIIDSGKGISAEFLPHIFERFRQEDATTTRTQGGLGLGLAIVRNLVELHGGTIHVDSSGEEQGTTFTVQLPRLTVALPNQSVSCQDLHRRTRGDGVFDLSNINVLIVDDERDTREFLQAALEQYGAKVISASSASEAWEFLKIHKPDILLSDIGMPDEDGLTLIRRIRSLSPSQGGRIPAVALTAYAREGDRLEVLSAGFHMHISKPIEPMQLLTVILRLGETL
- a CDS encoding TetR/AcrR family transcriptional regulator, with amino-acid sequence MPKETYIPDLLRLFRQYGYDGATLAKISEATGLGKASLYHHFPGGKDEMVATVLDYLERWMDENILQALKGTGDPLSRLQQMGDRVSEVYEGGKQPCLSAILLLGSARDVFHDRVQSLYQVWIEAIATVLIEAGLNKTVARQRGEDAVIAIQGALILSQGLNNPAPFQRVMQQLSRTLCENESSVVSG
- a CDS encoding glutathione S-transferase family protein, with the translated sequence MIQLHGHELSGNSYKVRLMLSLLGLEYEWVRVDLMQGVHKQPAFLALNPFGQVPVLVDGETVLADAQAILVYLARQYGGEFWLPLDAESMSRVVRWLSTTAGEVRQGPEAARLYHLFKVTNISLERAMQKSEFILTQLDRYLAERDWLELGHSTIADVAVFPYVALAGDGKVDLTPYPHVLAWIDRITHLPNFIGMTGILEPVIA
- a CDS encoding pyridoxamine 5'-phosphate oxidase family protein, translating into MPRKFGEIAFTPEVKAAQAERGSRETYEKYIANGSGGDVVTPKIAEFIAQLDGFYLGTVSSNGYPYIQFRGGAPGFLKVLDEKTLGFADFSGNVQYITVGNLTGNDKAFLFLMDYRHRKRIKIWGRAELIEGNSEWTERLQVPGYPAAVERAILFHVEAISENCPQHIPIRYSEAEVEAMLSPLHDRIAELEQQLAQQVEQRLSQRSNIQ
- a CDS encoding universal stress protein translates to MFNKILVALDDSIHHRTVFAAAFALAQQTNAHLMLLHVLSTNEPIELTLPVFSGYYPTLSEDLVRQCHEEQRAIEERGLQRLQSLADEATAAGVPVEFTQKMGVPGPLICTIAKDWGADLIMVGRRGQSGLSELLLGSVSNHVLHHAPCAVLVIQPQVKETEET